Sequence from the Nocardioides exalbidus genome:
GCATCCAGCTCCGCTCCAAGATCACCCGGCTCGCCGGGGACCTGCTCTACACCAACCTCAAGGCCGACCGGTGGGCAGTGCCCCTGGCCCAGCGCGGCATCGAGCAGATCCTCGCCATGCGCGAGGACGGAGGCGGGTGCGTCGACATCAACGGCGCCGTCATGCAGTACGGCTGGATGCACTGCCCCGCCGCGCCGATGGACCAGCGCCCCCTGCCGGCGACCTTCGCCCGGGACGAGGACGAGGAGCACTACGACACCGTCGAGGAGTTCAAGGCCAACTGGTCCTTCGACCGCAAGGAGTCCGGACTGGGACGCAACCCCTCCTCGAAGTGGATCTGCCCGGCCATGGCCGGCAGGGGCGGTTGCTGGGCGCGAGGCACGGACAACGTCACCGTCGCCCGGGAGGCCGGCCTGCCCATCATCACTCCGCCCGAGGACTGGCAGACGCGCCCCTGCTGCACCAACAAGACCATGGACTTCACTCCGGACCCGAAGAACCCGCACCACCAGCGCAAGCTCATGCAGCGCGAGTACGTCGGCACCCGCCGCTGGCGGCGCGCCTTCAACCTCAGCTCCAGCGTGGAGGGCGCGTTCGGGATCCTGAAGAACCCCAGCAGGCAGCGCATGCGCCGCGGCCAGAACCGGCTGCCCGGGCTCGCCATGGCCAACCTCATCAACGGCCTCAAGGCGTCGGTGTTCAACGAGGAGCAGCTGCGCAGCTGGCACGAGGAGACCGGTCTCGGTCCGGCCGAGCACCCGCTCCTCCAGGCCGACCCGCACGACTGGGGGTTCACCGACCCGACGAAGGAACAGGCCAAGGAGATCGACGCCCGCCACCTGCTGGTGGCTCGGACGGAGAACAGCACGGTCGCCGAAGAGGCCGCCTGAGCCGACACCGCTTCGTCAGTGCACGGCAGTGCGCTTGATCCTTGACAACTCAACAGCGAGACGTGGCTGCGGCGCCCGGCCGCGGTCTCACGCCACGGTGACGTCCGGGAGGGCGTGCGTTCGGACGTCGTCGAGGACGGCGACGATGTCGTCGACCTGGGCGTCGGTGAACAGCGAGTCCGGCCCGTTGGGTGCGTGGTCGGTGAACGGGGACTCGTAGAGCCTGGCGACCTCCACCACGCCGTTCGCGGTCAGCTCCTCGACCACCATCTGCACGAACCGGAGCTGGTTGGTCGAGAACGAGGTGTCGGAGAGGTAGCGGTCGAATGCGGCCGTGGCGGCTTCACGGTCCAGTCCCACGAGGGACCGGACAAAGAGGCCCAGGCCGTGGGCTTCCTCGCGGGCCTTGGCGATGTCGGTCTCGGTACCGGCACCGGACTCCAGCAGCATCGTCTCCAAGGAGGTGAGGTCACCGGCGGTGAGCTGGAGGTTACGGCGCAGGCGCTGCAGCGCGAGGTGGTCCTCGTGGTCAAGCAGGTAGGCCCGGGCTTTGGCGCGGAACCGTTCCCAGTTGGTGCCGGGCAGGACTCCCGGGAGGTCGACGATGCTGGAGTCGCCGAGCTCGTCCTCGAAGTCGGAGTAGACGATGGCGCGCTTGGTCGAGTCGACGAACCGCACCAGGCCTCGGACCCGTCGGCGAGCCAGCTCAAGCATCGGCAGGGTCGCGTCGACCCACCACTCGTCACCGGCCAGCTGGTCCAGCAGTTGCACCTGAGCCTTGACCGACGGGATGGTCGTCTGGCCGAGCAGCGCCGAGCTGATGTCTTGGACCTGCTTGCGCAGCCGTTCGTAGGTGAGTGCGTCGCTCTCCAGTCGGGCGAGTTGCAGACGCAGCAGGATCAGGTCGAAGCGTTTGGCGTTCTCGTCCTCGTCGCGATGCGCGGAGGGCAACCCGGCCAGATGCCGGGCGATGTCACCGGCCTTGTCCGTGTCCAGATGCTTCCACGAGCGCCACTCGGCGTAGGTCTCGACCCACTGCCGAGCGGGGCGCACCAGGAAGTTGTGGACGTTCATGCCCGCCACGAGCTCGTGGAGCGACCAGGCGACGTCGACCCTAAGCCCGCGCTCGGACGTCTCACCTTCACCCACCTCCGGATCCTCGGTCGTCTCACCAGAGGTGTGGTCAAGGGCTGCGACCAGACCCAGGCGGGCCTCGAAGAGGCGCTCGGCCAGCGATTTCTGCACACTGCCACCGGTCTCGGGGAGGTCCTGGCTGAAGTACTCGAGGTTGCCGCAGACGTCGAAGACATAGAAGTTCTTCTTGTCCTCACTGGGGCCGTAGAGATTGGCGCACAGGCGGGTGCCGCGGCCGATCATCTGCCAGAACTTGGACTTGGACCGGACGGCCTTGAAGAAGACGAGGTTGACGACCTCAGGGACGTCGATGCCGGTGTCGAGCATGTCGACAGAGATCGCGATGTGCGGTGCCTTGTCCTTGATCGAGAAGTCGTCGATCAGCGACTGTGCGTAGGTGACGGAGTGGGTGATCACGCGGGCGAAGTCGCCGGCGTAGTGGGGGTAGGCGAGGTTGAAGCGCTGCTCGATGAACTCGGCGTGCTTCTGGTTCTTGGCGAAGATGATGGTCTTGCCCAGGCGGTCGCCGCCGGCGACCTTGTGACCGTCCTTCATCAGGGTTGCCAGGACCTTGTCGACGGTGTCGGCGTTGAACAGGAACCGGTTCAGCTCCTCGGCGCTGATGGCGTCGGGGATCTCGCCGTCCTCGCTCCACTCGTAGGAGTCCCAGTCGTCCTTCTCCTCCTCGGAGAGTTCGTCGTAACGGATCCCCTGCCGCAGGAACTTGGTGGACATGGACACCCCCACCGGGGGGACGAGGTAGCCCTCGGCCACGGCCTCGTCGAGGCTGTATGCGTCGGTGGGAACACCGTCCTCCAGGTTGAACAGGCCGTAGGTGTTGCGGTCGACCTCGTCCTTGGGGGTCGCGGTCAGACCCACCAGCAGCGAGTCGAACCAGGAGAAGATCGCGCCGTACTTCTGGTAGACCGACCGGTGGGCCTCATCGATCACGACGAGGTCGAAGTAGCCGGGTCCGAACAGGCGTCGGCCGCTGTCGATGTCGTTGATGAGGTTGAGCATCGTCGGGTAGGTCGAGACGTACACGCGGCCGTCGTTGTTCTTCTCGGTGACCAGGTTGACGGTCGTGACGTTGGGGAGGTGGGTCTTGAACGCATTCGCTGCCTGGCGGACCAAGGCGGTGCGGTCGGCGAGGAACAGCACACGTTTCACCCAGCCGGCTCGCATGAGTTGGTCAACCAGCGCGATCGTCACGCGCGTCTTTCCCGACCCGGTGGCCATCACGAGCAGGGCGTCGCGCTGCTTGGCGGTGAAGGCGTCGCCGACGGCGCGGATGGCGCGTTGCTGGTAGTGCCGCCCGACGATCTCCTTGGTGATCGTCGCGGTGGCGAGTGGGAGCCGACCGGTGCGGCGTCCCACCATGAGCTCCAGCTCGGCGTCGGTGAAGAAGCCCTCGACCTTGCGGGGTGGGTAGCCGGCGGCGTCGTCCCAGAGCCAGGTCTGGTAGCCGTTCGTGTAGAGAATCACCGGGCGTCGGCCGGTCATCTGCTCGAGGCAGTCGGCGTAGAGCTTGGCCTGCTGCTGGCCGACGGCCGGCTCAACCGTGGTGCGCTTCGCCTCCACCACGGCCAGCGGCAGACCGTCTGCACCCCAGAGCACGTAGTCGACGTAGCCGGTGTTCTTCTCGTTGGGCATGCCGGTGACCTCGAACTCACGGTCCCGGACCTCTGTGAGTAGCCACCCCGCCTCGCGGAGCAGCTGGTCGATGATCAGCTCGCGGGTCTTGGCCTCGGAGTAGTCCCGGGTGTCCGGCAACGTGTTGGCAGCCTGTGCCGCCTTGATCTGCGCCCGGAGCTTCTCGATCTCGGCGTCCTTGGCCGCGGCCAGGTCGTCGCGCTCAGCTAGCGCCTTCGTGTGCGCCTCGTCTTGGGCTTGGAACTTCTCCGCGAGCTTGACGACGTCGTCGCGACTCAGCGGGGCGTTCTTTCCGGCCACCGACGGGTCGAACACCGCACCGGTGGGCACAGAGGCCGGATTCGTCGAGTAGCGGAAGGCAGTCCACACCACGACGTGGTGGAGCTCCCGAAGGACGTCGACGGCTGCTTTCGCCGGAATCGGCTGAATGTCGTGGACGGCCTTGTTGCCGAGACTGCGGATCAGGTTGAGCTTCTGCCCGATCCCCACACCGACCCGGTTGCGGAACTCTGCCTGGTTGATCCGCGCGGCCAGATCGTTCTTGTACGGCAACGGCAGGCGGTCCACGTCGTAGATCAGGCCGACAAGCTGCTCGGCAGCCCGACGCGCGTAGATGCACGCGGTGCGCGGGTCCGAGGCCAGGTAGCCCTCTGCCTGCGCGCAGTCCGCGTGCGTCTGCGGCCAGTCCGCCTTGATGAACTCGAAGTTGCTGCTCATACCGTTTCTGTCCCCCTCGCCGTCGACGCGATCTGCGTCTGCCGCCACAAGAACCACGCGAAAACAAATGACCCGAGCCCCACCGTGAACAGGAACGACAGGACGCCAGCTGTCAGGAAGATCGGCGCCAGGATGACGCTCCCCGCCACACGACCGGCACTGGCCTTGGGGACAGGGACCTTCCACAAGAACCAAGCCATCGCCGGAAGGCTCACGATCGTGGGCATCGTCACGAGCAGGTGATCGACCCACGGCAGAGAGGCACTGGGTTCATTGAGGTAGGCGACCGAGAGTGGGAGGGAAACGAACCAGGCGAGAAGCATCGACAGAACGGTCCACCAGCCGATGGTCCGTTGCGACGACGTACCAGCAAACTGGAGCGCTGGGGCGCCCGCGATGGGCGCCGTGGAGACTGCCCCAGGACCGCTGGTCACGCGTGCGTCCCGTTCGGCATTGCGCATAGCCCGTTGGGCTCGCCGCGCCGCTCGCCGCTCATCGGCTAACGCAACCTTGCGAGCTCTTGCCTCAGCCCTCTTCTGTCCGCGCTCGTAGGCCGCCCTGGCCTGTTGTGCTGCCAGGTCGTCGAACCGGTAGCCAGCCATGCACGGGTGTTTCGGCCACGGGATGCCGAGGGCGTCGAAGTAAGCGCAGCCACCTCGCCTGTTGCGGAAGAACCAGACTCTGGCGCCGCAGACCGGACAGTTCGCATTCGGCTCCGACGGGACTCGGCGCCACAACACCGGAGGTGGAAACGCCGGAGTGCTGGGTCGAGGGGCTCTCCGGGCACGTGGGGCCCGACGTACGCGCCGTGACGACCGGTTGCGGGTCACAGCATGAGTCGAGACCCAGTGCAGCTGTCCGTCCCTACCTCGGCGATAGTGGCCACGGCGTTGGTAGGTCGACACCTCAGGCCCCGCCTTCGTAGCCAACCGCGGCTATGTCCGTCGTCGGAGACTCGAACATGCTCGCCCCCAGGTGGCTCACTCGAAGAAGTCCTCGTCCATCTCGACGATCTGGACTGTCCTCTTCACCTGTACACCGACGCCGTAGCGGATCATCAGCCTGGTCAACTTCTCGCCGTCGATGAGCACGATGCGCGTCGGCACCTGGTCGGCGTAGGCCTGTGCCTCACCACTGAACCGACTGGTCGTGATGAAGACCCCTTGGTTGGCCTGATTACCGGCCAAGGCACCGACGAAGGCCTGAATCGCCGGCCGACCGATGGCGTTGCCCTCGGCGTAGCGCTTCGCCTGGACGTAGATCCTGCTCAACCCGAGCGCATCCTGATCGACGATCCCGTCGATGCCGCCGTCGCTGGACAGCTGGGTGCGGGTCGCTGACCCCTCCGCGCCGCCGTAGCCCATGGCGATCAGCAGGTCGAGCACGGCCTGCTCGAAGAAGACCGGCTCCTGCGCGAGAATGCGGGTCAGCAACTGGTCGGCGACATCAGCGTTGATACGAGCAACCCCGGACGCAATCTGCTCCTCGGGGTCGAGCCTGGATGACTCTTCCACCGCAGCGGGCGCGGACACCTGCACGGGCGAGGGAAACGCCTTGAAGGTGTGCGGGGCGTTCTCATCGCCGGACAGCGCGCGCAGGTGCTTCTCGGTGATGCCGTTCGGGTGCTCCGAGAGGAGCTGCCGACCGACATCAGTGATCCGGTAGCGGCCCCGACTCGGCCGCTCGGCCGCACCCGACCGGGCCAGATAGGACAACGCCCAGTTGCCGCGGTTCACCCACTGCTCCTGCCCCGAGGGAATCAGGATCTGCCGCTGCTCGTCCGTCACCCCGAGGAGGTCGGCTGCCCCCTCCACGATCGGGCGTGTGCGATGCACCTCCCCATCAGACAGCACCCGTAGGCATGGCGCCATGTACTGATCCCAGGTCGGCACTGGAGACGTCACAACTCACCCCGAAACGCGCTAGCTTGTAGCGCCTCGAACAATTCTTCAACTTCTCGCGAGCACGGGTCAAATACCGCCCGCAACGCGGCGGCTTTCCGCACTCGCTTCATGAATCGCCGCTGAACCTCAATCGGCGGCAGGATCAGTGAGAGTTTTTCGATCCTAAACAATGCCAACTTTCCAATCGTCACCTGGCCGACGTGGCTGCGGATCTGCGACTGGAGACCAGCGGACCGCAAAGCGGCGGCCAGCCACTCGGCCTCGTAAAGGTCCTTCTGATGTGGGACCAACTTGGCGGCATTCTCCGTGAGGTTCGCACCAACGAGCTCGTCCGGTACTGGTGCTACTAGCCCGATTGAACCGGCAATGGAGATAACAACGTCGCCTGACGCAACCGTGTAGCGACTGATCGTTGCCTGAACGTCGGACGTGAGATACCGGAGATCTGCGGTGGAGATGGCGCCGTTCTTCAGGTCCACGACCCGAACGTACGGATAAGGCGTCGGGGCGGCTGCGTAATCGGCTCCCTTCGGTAGCCTTTTACCCCCCTTCACCGATGCGATGTCCTTCACGGTGACCGTCGGCCACTCAGAGTCGGGCTCGCCGAACATTTCGTGAAAGATCGACTGGGCGAGACCGTCGAGGTAGGCGAGGGCTTCGCGACGCTTTGCGCGGAGGGCATCGGCCCGGTCCAGGATCGCGGCGATACGGCGCTGCTCGTCGAGGGGGGTATCTCGACATCAAGCTCGAGCAAGCTCTCGATCGGGAAGTTGTCCGCTGTAGTCGCTCGGACCCAGGTCAGTACGCGCGGCTGAAGGGACTTGACCAGTCTGGCAAGGAACGCAGGATGGACTTCAGCCGAAGGTGTCAACGCCTTCATGTCTTGGTTCACGGTGACCGGTGCGGTCGTCAGAGCGACGGGGAGCGTGTGCTTCAGCACTCCCGAGCGCACAACAACCAGGACAGATCCGGAAGCGATCAGTTTCGCGGGAGAATTGTCCACCCCGGCTTGCGTCAGCCTGACTGAAGAGTCGGACACAATCGCCCGCTTCATGTCCTTTGGAGTCACCCAGGGGATGGAACCGCCGTAGAACTCAGCCGTTGACCTTCGAGGGGTACCCCCACCTCGCACAGCCACCACGTCGCGCAGTTTTGTCACGAGAGCATCGCCCTCAACTCGCCAAGCTCCTGTTGGATCTGTTCCTCGAGCTTCTCCAAGTCCGCGATGATGTCGAGCGGAGCACGGTGCTCGGTCTCGTCGTGGACGATCTCCCTGTAACGGTTCAGGGATAGGTCGTAGCCCTGCTCCTCGATGTCGGCCTTGGGCACACAGAAACTCTGCTCAGTGCGGGCCCGGTGCTGCTCGTCAGAATCGCGATTCGCCCAGCGCGACAGCACGTCTGGGAGATCGTTTGCCTGGATCGGGCTGCGCTTGTCGTCAAGACTGAAGCCGTCAGCCTGAACGTCGTAGAACCAGACATGGTCGGTGCCGCCAGAGTTAGTCTTGGTGAAGAAGAGGATGGCGGTAGAGACCCCCGCGTACGGCCTGAACACCCCCGAGGGGAGCTTGACCACTGCGTCAAGTTTCTGGTCCTCAACAAGGATCTTGCGGAGGTCCTTGTGTGCCGTGGATGACCCGAAGAGCACGCCGTCCGGGACGATGACCGCCGCCCGACCTCCCGGCTTGAGCAGCCGGAGGAAGAGGGCGAGAAACAGGAGTTCCGTCTTCTTGGTCTTGACGACCCGCTGCAGGTCCTTGGAGGTGGACTCGTAGTCGAGGCTGCCGGCGAAGGGCGGGTTCGCCAGGATCAGCGAGTACGTCCCTTCCTCACCGGACGCGCCCTCGGAGAGGGAGTCGCGGTAGCGGATGTCAGGCTGCTCGACTCCGTGGAGCAGCATGTTCATGCTGCCGATGCGGAGCATGGTGGAGTCGAAGTCGTAGCCGTGGAACATGCTCTGGTGGAAGTGCTGACGCTGGGCGGCGTCGGTCATCACGGACGGGTGGTGCTCGCGGACGTACTGAGCCGCCGAAACCAGGAACCCCGACGTGCCCGAGGCCGGGTCGCAGATCTCGTCGGTGGGTTGTGGCGCGGTCATCGCGACCATGAGGTCGATGACGTGGCGCGGCGTCCGGAACTGACCGTTGGTGCCAGCGGTCGCGATCTTGCTGAGCATGTACTCGTACAGATCACCGCTGGTGTCGCGGTCGTTCATCGGGATCTCGTCGAGCAGATCGACGACCTTGGACAGCAGCGCCGGTGTCGGGATCGTGAAGCGGGCGTCCTTCATGTGGGTGGAGTAGGTCGATCCGTCACCGCCGAGTGCGCGCAGGAACGGGAAGACGCCTTCGCCCACGACCTGGTGCATCACGCCGGGCTCGAGGTCCTTGAACTTCGACCACCGGAGGTCGGCCTGCCCGGGCTGGAAGAGCGGGTTCTCGACGGGCTGTCCCGTGCGGTTGGCCTTCTTCTCGGCCAGCGTCTGGAGGTCATCGAGGCGACGGACGAACAGGAGGTAGGTGATCTGCTCGATCACCTCGAGGGGGTTCGCGATGCCGCCTGACCAGAACGCGTTCCAGATGGTGTCGATCTTGCTCTTTAGCTCCCCGGTGATCACACCCGAACTCTAAGCGGCACCTCCGACGCCCGCAGACAGACCACGAGAGCCGCCCCGACGGGTGTCGAGACGGCTCTCGTTCAAGAGGGCTGGCTCCCGGCGGTGTGACCCACCGGGACCGGTAATTCTGCGAAGAGTCCACGCTTATTCTGCGAAGACCCCTGAGTGGAGCTGCGGGGAATCGAACCCCGGTCCTCGAGCGTCGAACCAGGTCTTCTCCGGGTGCAGTCTGTGCTGTCGCTTTTCTCGGCCCCGGCGCTCGCACAGACACGTCGCCGACAGGCTCAGTCAGGATTGAGTCCCGGTCACCCCTCCTGACAGAGAGTGACCAGCAAGTCTCCTAGATGAGGCCTGGGTCCGGGACGGAGACGGATGCCCGGTCAGACCCTTCGATCACTGCTCAGGCAGCGAGAGCGAAGTCGTTGCGCTTGGAGTTGGCAACTATAGGTTTCCAGCGATCGTTAACGAGATGACGCTGGCTTCTCGACCCGCTTCTCCTGGAACTAACGTCCCAAGTCGAAACCGATCAGCCCCTCTTGAGTTGTGTGTCGATCATACGTGCCAACGCCGACAGCCGTCGCGCGCATTCCCGCTCAGTGCAGGGTGAGGCGCTCGTCGGTCACGATGTCGGCCATCTGGTCGACCGTGATCCCGAGGTCCAGGTCGCGGGGATCGCCCGTGATCCCGACACCGGAGTAGTGGGCCAGCACGGCCTCGTCGTCGCGGACGTCGGCGACGTACACGACTCCCGGGTCCTCCTCGGGCTCCAGCTCCTGCCACGCGAGGACGAGGTCACTGCCACCGTGGCTGAAGGTGACGCACGCGTCGAAGAAGGACGTGTCGCTGCACACGAACGGGTTCTCGGTGCTGGGCGTCACCGCGACGGCGAGGAAGTCGTCGCCGAAGCGCAGGGCGGCGCCGGGCGACTCGACCTCGAGCTCGCGGGTCATCACGTCCCACGACTCGACCGAGGTGGGCCGACGGTCGACGTGCTCGCCGACCACCTCCGCCATTCCTTCAGGGGTGAGCTCGGCGGGATCCCGGTCGGACGCGCCATCCGGGCTCCCGCAGGCCGCGAGCCCCGCGGCTGCGACGGCGAGCGCGAGGCCGACTGGTGGCCTCACTGCTCGTCGTCCGGGGGCGCCGCTCCATCCGGGGTCGGCTCGGCTGCCGCGACCGGGGCGTGGAGCCGTACGCGCGTGATGCGGTGGCCGTCGACCTCGGCGACCTCCAGGACGCGGTCGCCGACCGTCACCCGGTCGCCGGTGTCGGCCATCCGGGCGAGGCGGTGGAGCACGAAGCCGGCCACCGTCTCGTAGGGGCCGTCCTCGAGCTCGACACCCGTGCGGTCCGCGAAGTCCTCGATGGTGAGCCCGGCGTCGACCGTCTCGGGATCGGCGGACGCGGCCAGCTCGGCGTCGCGGTCGTACTCGTCCTGGATCTCCCCGACGAGCTCCTCCATCAGGTCCTCGAGGGTGACGATGCCGTCGGTGCCGCCGTACTCGTCGACGACGAGCGCGATGTGCGCTCCGAGGTTGCGCAGCTGGTCGATCGAGGGCAGCACCCGGTTGGTGCGCGGCAGCACCGGGAGGTCGCGCACGATCGCGGACACCGGCGTCGCCGCGTCGTCGCTGCGACCGAGGACGTCGCGCAGGTGGAGGTAGCCCAGGATCTCGTCGAACGACTCACCGGTCACCGGGTAGCGCGTGTAGGGCTCGCCGACGATGACCGAGACCGCGTCGGCGAGCGACATGTCGCCGCGCAGGAAGACCACGTCGCCGCGGGGCTTCATCACCTCGCTGATCGAGCGGTCGCCGGCGTCGAAGACGTCGTCGACGATCTTGCGCTCGCCCTCGGGGATGTCCTCGTGGCCGGAGATCATGATCCGGAGCTCCTCCTCGTCGACCTCGTCGCCGGCGGCGTCGGGGTTGCCGCCGAGGAGGCGGAGCAGGAGGTTGGTTGACAGCGACAGCAGCCAGATCACCGGCGTCATCACGACGGCGAACTTGCCGAGGGGCGGTGCGAAGAGCTTCGCGACGCCGGCCGAGCGCTGGAGCGCGAGCCTCTTGGGCACGAGCTCGCCGAGCACGAGCGAGAGGTACGACACGACGAGGGTCGTCACGATCAGGGAGACCGTCTCGGGCGCCGGTGACCCGATCCCCTCGAAGAACGGGACGAAGGACGGCGCGAGGGTGGACGCACCGAACGACGCCGACAGGAAGCCCGCGACGGTGACGCCGATCTGCACCGCGGACAGGAACCGCCCGGGGTCGCGCGCGAGCGCCGCGACCGCGTGACCACGACCGCCCTCGCGCTCGAGCCGGTCGACCTGCGCGGAGCGCAGGGACACCAGCGCCATCTCGGTCGCGGCGAACACCCCGCCCACGAGCACGAAGGCGAGCACCAGCAGGACGTCGACCCACAACCCCGATTCCACGCGCCGACCCTATCGAGAGGGGTCAGAGCCCCTGCCAGTCCGGCTTCCCGGCGTAGACCTCGCGGTAGTAGTCGACACGTCCCAGCCTCGACGCCGCACCCGGGTCGAGCAGCACGGTGACGTGGGGGTGCAGCTGGAGCACGGACGCGGGGCAGGACGCGGACACGGGACCCTCGACCGCGTCCGCGACAGCCTGCGCCTTGCCCTCGCCCGAGACCACGAGGAGCAGGTGGCGGGCCCGGCCGATGGTGCCGAGGCCCTGCGTCAGGACGTGGCGTGGCACCTCGTCGATCGAGTCGAAGAAGCGCGCGTTGTCCTGGCGCGTGCGGTCGGTCAGTGTCTTGAGCCGGGTCAGCGAGACGAGGGACGAGCCGGGCTCGTTGAAGGCCAGGTGGCCGTCGCTGCCGATGCCGAGCACCTGCACGTCGACTCCCCCGGCGTCCACGAGCGCGGCCTCGTAGCGCGCACCCGCCTCCGGCAGGCCGGCGGGGTCGACGTCGGGGCTGGCGACGCGGTCGCGGTCGATGCCGAGCCCGTCGGTCACCTCCGCGAAGATGGTCTCGCGGTAGGTCTGCGGGTGCCCGAGCGGCAGGCCGACGTACTCGTCGAGGGTGAAGCACCTGACCTGGTCGTACGACGGCCCGGTGCCGGCCTCGTGCCGCCGGACCAACTCCTGGTAGGTCGGCAGCGGGCTCGACCCGGTCGCCAGCCCCAGCACGGCTGTCGGCTTGCTGTGCACCAGCGCCTCGAACGTGTCGGCGGCGAGCGCGCCCACGGCCTCGGCGCTGTCGAGTGGTACGACCTCCATCAGTCCCTCCCCAGGATCGCGGCGCCGACGGTCGCCAGCGGGTAGTGCTGCGGCACCATGCTCAGCCGGTCGGCCAGCCCGAGCGAGTCGAGGAAGGGCGAGCCCTCCCCCAGCGAGCGCAGCTGGCGGACGACCTCCACCCTGAGCGGCTCGCCGACCTCGCTGACACCGCCGCCCAGCACGATGCGCTCGGGATCGATCGTCAGGCCGAGGGCGCGGATCGCGCAGGCCACGCCCCAGCAGAACCGGTCACGCACGGCGATCGCCTTCACGTCGCCGTCGGCCGCGGCCGCGAAGAGGTCGGCGGCCGGCGGTCCGTCCGGGGTGGGCCACGCACGCGCGAGCGCGCGACCCGACGCGATGGTCTCCAGGCAGCCGACCTGGCCACAGCCGCACTCGGCGCCGGCGGGGTCGATGGGCAGGTGGCCGATCTCGCCGGCCGCGCCGTGCTCGCCGCGGCGCAGGCGGCCGTCGATCACCAGCCCGGCGGCCAGTCCGGTGCCGACGCTGAGGTAGAC
This genomic interval carries:
- a CDS encoding glucosamine-6-phosphate deaminase; translation: MEVVPLDSAEAVGALAADTFEALVHSKPTAVLGLATGSSPLPTYQELVRRHEAGTGPSYDQVRCFTLDEYVGLPLGHPQTYRETIFAEVTDGLGIDRDRVASPDVDPAGLPEAGARYEAALVDAGGVDVQVLGIGSDGHLAFNEPGSSLVSLTRLKTLTDRTRQDNARFFDSIDEVPRHVLTQGLGTIGRARHLLLVVSGEGKAQAVADAVEGPVSASCPASVLQLHPHVTVLLDPGAASRLGRVDYYREVYAGKPDWQGL
- a CDS encoding ROK family protein, with amino-acid sequence MRPALAGTRSVGLDIGGTKTHGVVLGEDGEILAQARKSTRSGAEGVVGSAARVFEALAKEIGEPLICRVGVGVPGLVDTERGTLRHAVNLGVNGDDLPLRDLLAIRLGVPVVVENDVNVAALAARALVEADDVVYLSVGTGLAAGLVIDGRLRRGEHGAAGEIGHLPIDPAGAECGCGQVGCLETIASGRALARAWPTPDGPPAADLFAAAADGDVKAIAVRDRFCWGVACAIRALGLTIDPERIVLGGGVSEVGEPLRVEVVRQLRSLGEGSPFLDSLGLADRLSMVPQHYPLATVGAAILGRD